The genomic segment ACACCTGGAACTGGCGGTCGCGGAACCCATGGTTGCTTTAAGCGCGATTCGTCATGCCGGGGCGATTTTTCTCGGCCATTTCACCCCGGAGGCTCTGGGAGATTATCTGGCCGGCCCCAATCATGTTTTGCCGACCGCAGGCACGGCTCGTTTTTCATCGCCCTTGGGCGTGGATGATTTTCTCAAAAAAAGCAGTGTTATCTCATTTAGTCCGGCAGCGCTCGGACGTTATGGTCGTCCGGTAACCGCGCTGGCGCAAATGGAGGGCCTCGCGGCCCATGGTCGGGCTGTCAGTCTGCGTCTGGCTGCTGATCGGGAGGGAGTTCATGGGGAGTAATGTACGTTGCGCCGAAATCCGCCGGCAGACCGCCGAAACCGATATTCAGCTGCTTCTGACCCTGGAGGGCCAAGGGGAGGGCCGGATTGAAACCGGAATTCCTTTTATGGATCACATGTTGACCCTCTTCGCCCGGCACAGCGGCAGCGATCTGGAGATTCTGGCGAAAGGTGATCTGGAGGTCGATTTTCATCACACGGTCGAGGATCTGGGGATTTGTCTGGGGCGGGCCTTAAGTCAGGCCCTGGGTGAACTTGGCGGTCTTGCCCGGTACGGAGAGGCCTTGATTCCGATGGATGAGTCCCTGTGTTCAGCGGTTGTTGATATCTCGCGACGACCTTTTCTGGTTTTCAACCTGGCTCTACGAACCCCCAAGGTGGGCGAGCTTGACAGTGAACTGATCGAGGAGTTTTTTCGGGCGCTGACAGTGCATGGGGGTCTGACTTTACATCTGAATCTCCATTATGGTAAAAATCAGCATCATATCTTCGAGTCGGCTTTTAAAGCCGTCGCCCACGCCCTGCGCCGGGCCTGGACGCCGCGGACGGAACTCGCGGGCCAGGTGTTAAGCTCAAAAGGGGTTTTGTAAAATGATCGCGATTGTTGATTATGGTATGGGCAACCTGCGCAGTGTGCAGAAGGCCGTGGAAAAGTTCGGTCGCCGGGCAGTGATTACTCGCAGCCCACAGCTGTTGGCCGATGCCCGGGCCGTTATTTTACCGGGAGTCGGAGCTTTTCGGGATTGCATGGATAATCTGGAAAACTTTGCTTTGATTGATCCGGTGCTGCGCGCCATTGCTTCTGGAAAGCCTTTTTTAGGTATCTGTCTGGGGTTGCAGTTGCTGTTCAGTGAGAGCCTGGAATTTGGATGCCATGCCGGACTTGGGGTGATCAAGGGCCAGGTCCGGCCTTTTGCCGTGGATTTGCCGGATCCGGATCGTCCCGGCGCTTTTCTGAAGATTCCCCATATGGGCTGGAACGAGGTTGTCAAAACCAAAGACTGCGCCGTGCTCGACGGGCTTGATCCGGCCGCCTATTTTTACTTTGTTCACTCTTATTACGTGGTTCCCGAGAATCCGGAAGTGATCGCTGCGAAAACGGATTATGGCGGTGAGTTCGTGGCGGCTGTAGCCTTTGACAATGTCTTAGCGACCCAGTTCCATCCAGAAAAGAGTCAGCAGCAGGGACTAGCCCTTTTCCGGGCCTTTGCGGCGCTGGAGTGAAAGGAAGAAAAAATGATCAAGCCTGAGGTCTTTGCCGTTGTTTGGCGGAGTGTCTTGCTGTGTCTGATGGCGATCTTCTGTGTAGCCTGTACGAGCAAGGATGTTCGGGTGCGCGCGGTCGAGGAAGTTCCTCCGTTTACCCGGATTGCGGTTATGCCGTTTGATGTGAGCGGCTGTCAAAGTTGTGCGCAAGCCTATCCTTCCTGCCGCCCCGACGGGGGCAAGATTATCTGCGACCAGATCGACAGCGGTATTGGTTACGAACTGGCCCTGTCGCTGGCGCGGGAAATTGCAATTTATGGAAAATATAAGGTAGTTGAACCGGAAACGGCGGTTAACGTGCTGCCTTTGGTCGGTCAGGCGCCGATGGCTGAAATCGGTCGGCGTCTGGGGGTTGAGGTTTTACTTTTTGGCGCGGTCAACCGTTTTGAGGAAAGGGTCGGCGGCCCCATCTCAGCACTCAGTCCGGCCTCGGTGTTTTTTGAGGTGGCGATGGTCGATGCCCGCAGCGGCCGCAAGGTCTGGTATGCGGTTTTTGACCAGACCCAGAAATCCTTAAGTGACGATATTACCAATCTGCGAAACTTTATACGCGGCGGCGGCAGGTGGTTGACGGCCCGCGAATTTGCCGATGTCGGGATTGCCGAGCTGGTGGAAAACTTTCCCGGTCTCGGGAGGAGTCAGATAAAAGATGATTATCATGCCGGCGATTGATCTTAAAGATGGTAATTGTGTGCGGTTGCGGCAGGGTCGGATGGAGGATGATACGGTTTTCTCCGGCGACCCGGTGGCCATGGCCCTAAAATGGCAATCTGCGGGGGCCAGGTATCTGCATCTGGTCGATCTCAATGGCGCCTTTGCCGGAGTTCCGGTAAATCGCGCGGTTATCGAAGAGATTGTCGCCGCCCTGACGATTCCCTGTCAGCTGGGCGGCGGGATTCGAGATCTGGAAACGATTGCGGCCTATCTTGAACTTGGTTTGGAACGAGTCATTCTGGGAACGGTGGCCGTGGAAAAGCCGGAACTTGTCAGGCAGGCGGCGGCGGCTTTTCCGGGACGGATCTGTGTCGGCATTGATGCTCGGCAAGGGTGGGTCGCGACTCGGGGCTGGGCCGAGGCCACTCGTGTCCAGGCCCTGGATTTGGCGCGTGGTTTTGAGGATTGCGGGGTTGCCGCGATCGTCTACACCGACATTTTGCGGGACGGGATGCGCAGTGGTGTTAATCTGGAAGAAACCCGCTCTCTGGCGGAGATAGTTTCCATTCCGGTGATTGCATCGGGCGGAATCGCCACGCTGGATGACATCAGGGTCTTGTTGCCGCTGGAAAAATCCGGAGTGCAGGCGGCGATTACCGGCCGGGCGCTTTACGAAGGCAGTCTTGACTTGGGGCAAGCTCAGGCTTTGGCTGACGGAGAGGGAGGGTTGTAATGTTGGCGAAAAGGATTATTCCCTGTCTTGATGTCAAGGACGGCCGAGTGGTAAAAGGGGTTAATTTTGTCGGCTTGCGGGATGCCGGTGATCCGGTGGCCGTGGCCGCGATGTATGATGAACAGGGCGCAGACGAATTGACTTTTCTCGATATTACCGCTTCCAGTGATCGGCGCTCGATTATTCTGGATGTGGTTGCCCGCACTGCCGAGCAGGTTTTTATTCCCCTGACTGTCGGTGGAGGGGTTCGAACTCTGGATGATATCCGGGCTCTGCTCAACGCCGGCGCCGATAAGGTTTCGATCAATACCGCCGCTGTGCACCGGCCGGAATTTGTCAAGGAAGCGGCTTATTGTTTTGGCAGCCAGTGTATTGTGGTGGCGATTGACGCCAAGGCCCGATCAGTAGGTGACGGTTGGGAGGTTTATATTTATGGCGGCCGTGAACCGACCGGAATCGATGCAGTGGCCTGGGCTCGGCGCATGGTCGATTACGGGGCCGGTGAAATTCTCCTGACCAGCAT from the Pseudomonadota bacterium genome contains:
- the hisB gene encoding imidazoleglycerol-phosphate dehydratase HisB gives rise to the protein MGSNVRCAEIRRQTAETDIQLLLTLEGQGEGRIETGIPFMDHMLTLFARHSGSDLEILAKGDLEVDFHHTVEDLGICLGRALSQALGELGGLARYGEALIPMDESLCSAVVDISRRPFLVFNLALRTPKVGELDSELIEEFFRALTVHGGLTLHLNLHYGKNQHHIFESAFKAVAHALRRAWTPRTELAGQVLSSKGVL
- the hisH gene encoding imidazole glycerol phosphate synthase subunit HisH; its protein translation is MIAIVDYGMGNLRSVQKAVEKFGRRAVITRSPQLLADARAVILPGVGAFRDCMDNLENFALIDPVLRAIASGKPFLGICLGLQLLFSESLEFGCHAGLGVIKGQVRPFAVDLPDPDRPGAFLKIPHMGWNEVVKTKDCAVLDGLDPAAYFYFVHSYYVVPENPEVIAAKTDYGGEFVAAVAFDNVLATQFHPEKSQQQGLALFRAFAALE
- the hisA gene encoding 1-(5-phosphoribosyl)-5-[(5-phosphoribosylamino)methylideneamino]imidazole-4-carboxamide isomerase, translated to MIIMPAIDLKDGNCVRLRQGRMEDDTVFSGDPVAMALKWQSAGARYLHLVDLNGAFAGVPVNRAVIEEIVAALTIPCQLGGGIRDLETIAAYLELGLERVILGTVAVEKPELVRQAAAAFPGRICVGIDARQGWVATRGWAEATRVQALDLARGFEDCGVAAIVYTDILRDGMRSGVNLEETRSLAEIVSIPVIASGGIATLDDIRVLLPLEKSGVQAAITGRALYEGSLDLGQAQALADGEGGL
- the hisF gene encoding imidazole glycerol phosphate synthase subunit HisF; the protein is MLAKRIIPCLDVKDGRVVKGVNFVGLRDAGDPVAVAAMYDEQGADELTFLDITASSDRRSIILDVVARTAEQVFIPLTVGGGVRTLDDIRALLNAGADKVSINTAAVHRPEFVKEAAYCFGSQCIVVAIDAKARSVGDGWEVYIYGGREPTGIDAVAWARRMVDYGAGEILLTSMDRDGTKDGFDLELTRTIVDAVAVPVIASGGVGSLEHLYQGLTRGAASAALAASIFHYREYTITQAKAYLRERGVRVR